Proteins encoded in a region of the Kryptolebias marmoratus isolate JLee-2015 linkage group LG14, ASM164957v2, whole genome shotgun sequence genome:
- the si:ch73-234b20.5 gene encoding vesicle-associated membrane protein 8 isoform X1 → MADPNPQPPTSGSSGKLDQVQSQVNEVKVILKDNINKVLERGDRIDDLIGKTDDLQASADSFQRTSTRVARKYWWKNVKMMIIIGVIVVIVLILIILAATGVI, encoded by the exons ATG GCTGACCCAAACCCTCAGCCACCCACCTCGGGCTCGTCTGGTAAGCTTGACCAGGTCCAGAGTCAGGTGAATGAGGTTAAAGTTATTCTGAAAGACAACATCAACAAAGTGCTGGAGAGGGGTGACAGAATAGACGATCTCATTGGGAAGACGGATGATCTGCAGGCCTCT GCGGACTCCTTCCAAAGAACATCTACACGAGTTGCCCGAAAATACTGGTGGAAGAATGTTAAAATGATGATCATCATCGGGGTGATTGTGGTGATTGTTCTGATCCTCATCATCCTCGCTGCCACAGGTGTTATATAA